Proteins found in one Sporosarcina jeotgali genomic segment:
- a CDS encoding polysaccharide deacetylase family protein: MKKWRLIVFAVPLLFYSLYTVAATLFIRTTSIGIRKKVRNGNGIVLTFDDGPNPLYTPKLLDLLAHHTIKAVFFVVGEHAENNPEIIQRMHEEGHSIGIHHYKHVSNWRLTPEQTRQQISRTAEVIKRITGSEPVFYRPPWGRFNLAAPIVSRRYETIMWSYILGDWKVRTCKETLAEKLRAIPADGSIVVLHDDGSNPEADDKAPAHMLSVLESYIQETTENGIRFLSPDELMMSGQGQSHVH; encoded by the coding sequence ATGAAGAAATGGAGACTGATTGTCTTTGCTGTTCCATTACTGTTCTATAGTCTTTACACAGTTGCCGCAACGCTGTTTATCCGCACGACGAGTATTGGAATTCGGAAGAAGGTCCGTAACGGAAATGGAATTGTGCTTACATTCGATGATGGTCCGAATCCGCTTTATACACCCAAACTGCTGGATTTGTTAGCGCACCATACTATTAAAGCTGTCTTTTTTGTAGTAGGAGAGCATGCCGAAAACAATCCCGAAATCATACAACGAATGCATGAAGAAGGTCATTCCATCGGCATCCATCATTACAAACACGTTTCGAATTGGCGTCTCACTCCCGAACAAACCCGTCAGCAAATCAGTCGGACAGCTGAAGTAATTAAAAGGATTACGGGAAGCGAACCTGTCTTTTATCGACCGCCTTGGGGGCGTTTCAATCTGGCAGCTCCGATTGTCTCCCGGCGATACGAAACGATCATGTGGTCGTACATTTTAGGGGATTGGAAAGTCCGGACTTGCAAGGAAACTTTGGCCGAAAAGTTACGTGCCATTCCAGCAGATGGCTCAATTGTTGTGCTGCATGATGATGGAAGCAACCCCGAAGCGGATGACAAAGCCCCGGCACATATGCTTTCAGTGCTGGAATCGTATATTCAGGAAACGACTGAAAACGGAATCCGGTTCCTATCTCCTGATGAATTGATGATGAGTGGACAGGGGCAGAGTCATGTCCATTGA
- a CDS encoding DedA family protein has protein sequence MSIEALTDYLLQYGSIVIFILLFFGIVGIPSPEESLIFLIGVLIAQHQLHPIPSAIAAAAGAFVGMLTAYAGGRFIGYPLLHKVGKFIGLTKERWEKAEQSFKRRRKRTVLFGFYMPGIRQISPYFAGLTAMPFFQFVTLAIFGTILWVMPFLIAGYVLGRSFHVNPSYAPLVGVFFLVMMAGWLLVKKVKSKKAKNSESRT, from the coding sequence ATGTCCATTGAAGCGCTGACAGATTATCTGCTTCAGTATGGCAGTATCGTCATTTTCATTTTATTGTTTTTTGGAATCGTCGGTATTCCTTCCCCTGAGGAATCCCTGATTTTTTTGATCGGTGTTTTGATCGCTCAGCATCAGCTTCACCCGATTCCCTCTGCGATTGCTGCGGCTGCTGGGGCGTTTGTTGGAATGCTGACAGCGTATGCCGGCGGTCGATTCATAGGATACCCGCTGCTGCACAAAGTGGGGAAATTCATCGGATTGACAAAGGAACGCTGGGAAAAAGCGGAGCAATCGTTTAAACGAAGACGCAAACGGACGGTGCTGTTCGGATTTTACATGCCGGGTATCCGGCAAATCAGTCCTTATTTTGCGGGACTGACAGCCATGCCGTTCTTTCAGTTTGTCACGCTCGCGATCTTTGGAACAATCCTTTGGGTGATGCCTTTTCTAATTGCAGGCTATGTACTTGGCCGCTCGTTTCATGTCAATCCAAGTTATGCCCCGCTCGTAGGTGTGTTTTTCTTAGTGATGATGGCGGGCTGGCTGCTCGTTAAAAAAGTGAAATCGAAGAAAGCGAAAAACAGTGAATCTCGTACATAG
- a CDS encoding MGDG synthase family glycosyltransferase — protein MKKILFFPHLQMQSGHHQAAEALMDLIQQRYPEAEVKKIDLLSETNKLLERVITTGYLQWIKFAPRLYSKTYKKLYFSQEPIDEQYIWHQPLFLHKLKRMLKEEQPDLIFCTHSLPSCMLSKLKLSGQCQVPVVNVYTDFFVHDYWGHRGIDAHFLPTLEAKEQLAKDPNVPGKLMVTGIPVHRKITRPDSKTGLRQKPRKPVILLAGGNSGLGCPSRMLQELDEAADFQFVVLCGHNERLYQKINSWNLPHIRPLTYVTSREEMNALYEAADAMVTKPGGVTVSEALRKRIPMFIHSALPGQEEMNLESLIPKGLVKQLVPGQSLVDQLKETLTDEQQMESWNNAMDVYAAELTTQTDEQILKVIEELLAPAEEKVHNKATSLKRKSVTAT, from the coding sequence TTGAAGAAGATCTTGTTTTTTCCCCATTTACAAATGCAATCAGGACATCATCAGGCAGCAGAAGCGCTGATGGATCTCATCCAGCAGAGATATCCGGAAGCGGAAGTGAAAAAAATCGATTTATTATCAGAAACGAATAAATTGCTCGAACGGGTGATTACAACGGGCTATCTGCAATGGATAAAATTTGCACCCCGTCTATACAGCAAGACGTATAAGAAACTATATTTCAGCCAAGAACCGATAGACGAACAGTATATTTGGCATCAGCCGCTGTTTTTGCATAAATTAAAAAGAATGTTAAAAGAGGAGCAGCCAGACCTCATTTTCTGCACACACAGCCTGCCTTCCTGCATGCTCAGCAAATTGAAATTATCAGGTCAGTGCCAGGTGCCTGTCGTGAATGTCTACACAGACTTTTTCGTCCATGATTACTGGGGACATCGTGGAATTGATGCACATTTCCTGCCGACATTAGAAGCGAAGGAACAGCTTGCAAAGGATCCGAATGTACCTGGAAAGCTTATGGTCACGGGTATTCCAGTTCATCGTAAAATAACCCGTCCTGACAGTAAGACCGGATTGCGCCAGAAACCCCGCAAGCCTGTCATCCTTTTGGCTGGTGGAAACAGTGGATTAGGATGTCCCTCCCGCATGCTGCAGGAACTGGACGAAGCGGCGGATTTTCAATTTGTCGTGCTGTGCGGTCATAACGAACGGCTCTATCAGAAAATCAACTCTTGGAATCTCCCGCATATCCGGCCGCTAACCTATGTAACTTCCCGGGAAGAAATGAACGCTCTCTATGAAGCTGCAGACGCAATGGTCACAAAACCTGGCGGCGTCACAGTCAGCGAAGCGCTGCGCAAAAGGATCCCGATGTTCATCCATTCCGCATTGCCTGGTCAGGAAGAAATGAATTTGGAGTCGCTCATTCCAAAAGGACTCGTTAAACAGCTGGTACCCGGACAATCGCTAGTTGATCAATTGAAAGAAACTCTGACAGATGAGCAGCAGATGGAATCGTGGAATAATGCCATGGATGTCTATGCTGCCGAATTGACCACCCAAACGGATGAACAGATTCTAAAGGTCATCGAAGAGCTGCTGGCTCCGGCAGAAGAAAAAGTTCACAACAAAGCAACATCGCTAAAGCGCAAATCGGTAACAGCTACGTAA
- a CDS encoding S8 family peptidase → MGKIRFCFTFVAAALLITVSLLSGNLVFANAETPPVNPVTLHETTSELLVQYVDVPRSIATVPSIPAETEEVTDIAPSVQLLSYETASDMKEAAQQLEKHPLVKRVEPNVERTVSAVANDPYYRNQWWIPHVKAPSLWNLSSEQIRPAVVAVIDSGIDRSIPDFKGRIAPGGYNFVENTSDITDTHGHGTSVSGVIASVLNNQYGITGISGPFDVSILPLKTIRGDGTGTVSMNIQAIDYAIEKHVDVINISQGGMTPSQIEKDAIRRAADAGILIVASAGNDAEKGNPIMYPAAYDEVLSVASVNESNKHSAFSTYNEGVDLSAPGERIATNHPGGTLIYASGTSFSAPIVAGAAAMIKTELPSLSPGQVTELLTSSSTDLGTPGKDPYYGDGVLNLELLAAAMNKKILETKIVHPTSIQLDKSTLSLTVGNPATRSAAALKATVLPENAANRSVIWKSSNSTVALVDESGNITARSEGKATITATTADGGLSTSATVTVTMIAPFTGDFPDMTIDDAKIFSVKFNTLLIASRNYGNDIAVSRNADGTNVVGGVSVQVDEGNPHILYIKPIERWEKGVFYLTIKKGLPADSGKTLIRNTKLKFIVN, encoded by the coding sequence GTGGGCAAGATACGCTTTTGTTTTACGTTCGTCGCTGCAGCCCTATTAATTACTGTCAGTCTGTTATCCGGAAATCTGGTTTTTGCTAATGCGGAGACACCGCCAGTGAACCCGGTTACTCTCCATGAAACAACGAGTGAACTTCTCGTACAATATGTCGATGTTCCAAGGTCGATTGCAACTGTTCCTTCGATACCTGCAGAAACGGAAGAAGTTACGGATATTGCACCTTCCGTTCAGCTGTTGAGTTATGAAACGGCATCAGATATGAAAGAGGCGGCTCAGCAATTGGAGAAGCATCCGCTCGTGAAGCGGGTTGAACCGAATGTTGAGCGCACAGTGTCAGCGGTCGCAAATGACCCCTATTATCGCAACCAATGGTGGATTCCTCATGTGAAAGCACCAAGCCTTTGGAATCTTTCAAGTGAACAAATCCGACCTGCTGTTGTCGCAGTGATTGACTCTGGGATTGATCGTTCCATCCCGGACTTTAAAGGACGAATTGCTCCGGGGGGATATAATTTTGTGGAGAACACAAGCGATATCACTGATACCCACGGACATGGTACAAGTGTGTCAGGAGTTATTGCTTCAGTGTTGAATAATCAGTACGGCATCACTGGAATTAGCGGTCCTTTCGATGTCTCCATTTTGCCGCTTAAAACAATACGGGGAGACGGTACAGGAACCGTTTCTATGAATATCCAGGCAATTGACTATGCGATTGAAAAACATGTCGATGTCATTAATATCAGCCAAGGCGGAATGACCCCGTCGCAAATCGAAAAAGATGCCATTCGCCGTGCTGCAGATGCAGGAATTCTCATTGTTGCATCCGCAGGAAACGACGCGGAAAAAGGAAATCCAATCATGTATCCGGCAGCGTACGATGAAGTGCTTTCTGTTGCGTCTGTAAACGAATCGAATAAGCACTCTGCATTTTCCACATATAACGAAGGAGTCGACTTGAGTGCCCCCGGTGAAAGAATTGCCACCAATCATCCGGGCGGAACGCTCATCTATGCATCAGGCACATCATTTTCCGCGCCCATTGTAGCGGGTGCAGCAGCCATGATAAAGACGGAGCTGCCGAGCCTCAGCCCTGGACAAGTAACTGAGCTGTTAACAAGTTCGTCAACAGACTTAGGAACTCCAGGTAAAGATCCATACTATGGAGATGGAGTATTAAATTTGGAGCTGCTAGCAGCCGCAATGAATAAGAAAATACTAGAGACTAAAATTGTACATCCAACGAGTATTCAACTGGACAAAAGCACGCTTTCGTTAACAGTCGGGAATCCTGCCACTCGATCTGCTGCTGCACTTAAAGCGACAGTCCTGCCGGAAAATGCCGCAAACCGTTCGGTCATTTGGAAATCTTCAAATTCAACTGTTGCGTTAGTCGATGAATCAGGAAATATCACAGCGCGAAGTGAAGGGAAGGCCACCATTACAGCAACGACTGCTGATGGCGGGTTAAGTACTTCCGCAACTGTCACAGTGACAATGATTGCACCATTTACCGGTGATTTCCCGGATATGACAATCGATGACGCCAAGATATTTTCCGTGAAGTTCAATACACTGCTCATAGCCAGTCGAAATTATGGAAATGATATTGCAGTTTCCCGAAACGCCGATGGAACAAATGTCGTAGGCGGAGTCAGCGTACAAGTAGACGAGGGAAATCCGCACATTCTTTATATAAAACCAATAGAACGCTGGGAAAAAGGAGTATTCTACCTTACTATCAAAAAAGGGCTGCCTGCGGATTCCGGAAAAACGTTAATCCGCAACACAAAATTGAAGTTTATTGTCAATTAA
- a CDS encoding metal-dependent hydrolase family protein, translating to MTHTIIKNGLLIDGTGAEPKEGHIVVVKDNRIEYAGEESGYTATGNETTIDAQGGTITPGFIDTHVHIMFEYSPVSQRLATPFSYMYYQVQEYMKTTLNAGVTSVRDALGTDLGVKKAVEDGLVSGPRMQLSINALTTTGGHGDGYTVSGNTLDLMHSDYPGMPNGMCDGVEEVRKKTREMLRAGAEVIKVHATGGVLSATDHPEFTQFSLEELKVIVEEGKFRKNTRVMAHAQGAEGIKNAVRAGIHSIEHGIFIDDEAIELMVENGTFLVPTLLAPVAVLETADETGMPASAVEKSKEVIDIHVASFTKAYKAGVKIAMGTDAGVFKHGTNLRELELMCNAGMTPMDAIVASTKTAAECLGWEENVGTIEAGKFADILVIKGNPLEDIKSLSNHDTIQVVMKDGKIEKDIR from the coding sequence ATGACACACACAATTATTAAAAACGGACTGCTAATCGATGGAACAGGTGCAGAACCGAAAGAAGGTCACATCGTAGTCGTAAAGGATAATAGAATTGAGTATGCAGGAGAAGAGTCAGGCTATACAGCAACTGGCAATGAAACCACAATCGATGCACAAGGCGGAACGATTACACCGGGATTCATCGACACACACGTTCATATAATGTTTGAATACTCACCAGTGTCACAGCGTCTGGCTACTCCGTTTTCGTACATGTATTATCAAGTTCAAGAATATATGAAAACAACGCTAAATGCGGGAGTTACCTCAGTTCGCGATGCGCTTGGTACGGATTTGGGGGTAAAAAAAGCTGTAGAAGACGGTTTGGTTTCCGGACCGCGCATGCAGCTGAGCATTAACGCGTTAACGACTACGGGCGGACACGGTGACGGTTACACAGTTTCAGGGAATACGTTGGATTTAATGCATTCAGACTATCCTGGGATGCCAAACGGGATGTGTGACGGCGTTGAGGAAGTTCGCAAAAAGACACGTGAAATGCTGCGCGCTGGCGCTGAAGTCATTAAAGTCCACGCAACTGGCGGTGTATTGAGTGCAACGGATCACCCTGAATTCACTCAGTTTTCATTGGAAGAACTGAAAGTGATTGTAGAAGAAGGGAAGTTCCGCAAAAACACACGTGTTATGGCCCATGCACAAGGTGCAGAAGGGATTAAGAATGCAGTCCGTGCAGGCATTCATTCAATTGAACACGGAATCTTCATTGACGATGAAGCGATTGAACTTATGGTCGAGAATGGGACATTCCTAGTACCCACGTTGCTCGCTCCTGTCGCAGTTCTCGAAACGGCAGATGAAACAGGAATGCCGGCAAGTGCTGTTGAAAAATCCAAAGAAGTGATTGATATCCACGTTGCCAGCTTCACGAAAGCATACAAAGCAGGCGTGAAAATCGCAATGGGTACAGATGCCGGCGTATTCAAACACGGCACGAACTTGCGTGAACTTGAACTGATGTGCAACGCAGGAATGACGCCGATGGATGCGATCGTCGCTTCTACAAAAACTGCGGCAGAATGTCTCGGCTGGGAAGAAAATGTAGGGACCATTGAAGCCGGCAAATTTGCAGACATTCTGGTGATTAAAGGCAACCCGCTGGAAGACATTAAGTCTCTATCGAATCATGATACGATTCAAGTTGTTATGAAAGACGGCAAGATTGAAAAAGACATTCGATAA
- a CDS encoding M20 family metallopeptidase, protein MQAFTKQYIEKHAAYFEEISEYIFNHPETRFEEYESAKYLSDKCEEQGFHVERGVGGIETAFTATFGEGHPVIGFLGEFDALPELSQEPNKTEEQRWERHIGHGCGHNLLGTGAFAAACAAKAYLEEHKLSGTVKFFGCPGEEGGSGKTFMAREGVFDGTDLALTWHPSPSNSIMSLSTLANIQVFYRFKGVPSHAANSPHLGRSALDALELMNTGIQYLREHMPDQARIHYAITNTGGFAPNVVQANAEVLYLIRDVDTESVMDLFERVNKVAQGAALMTETTMTYEVDKACSNYIPNRALESLLYESLTEIGIEPPTEEEKEYAKGIFESLSKGEQKDYLGVMKGFGYAGDGSEFKGKFVADCISPYEIPTEILTASTDVSDVSWILPTAQLSTSTSALGTPLHTWQMTSQGLSTNAHKGMLRAGASMALTALKIFENTDLLAPIRDEYIEFAIENPYTCPIPDGVTPSPLGS, encoded by the coding sequence TTGCAAGCATTCACGAAACAATATATCGAGAAACACGCAGCCTATTTCGAGGAAATCAGTGAATACATCTTCAATCATCCGGAAACACGATTCGAAGAATATGAATCTGCCAAGTATTTATCCGACAAATGTGAAGAGCAAGGCTTTCATGTAGAGCGCGGCGTGGGTGGAATTGAAACCGCATTCACAGCAACTTTTGGTGAGGGGCATCCTGTCATTGGATTCTTGGGGGAATTCGATGCATTGCCGGAATTGAGCCAAGAGCCAAATAAAACGGAAGAACAGCGCTGGGAGCGGCATATTGGGCATGGCTGCGGTCATAACCTGCTTGGAACCGGTGCTTTCGCAGCGGCCTGTGCGGCAAAAGCGTACTTAGAAGAACACAAGTTATCGGGTACCGTGAAATTCTTCGGATGCCCGGGTGAAGAGGGGGGATCGGGTAAAACGTTCATGGCACGTGAAGGCGTATTTGATGGAACGGATCTCGCGCTTACATGGCACCCGTCACCCTCAAACAGCATCATGAGCTTAAGCACCCTCGCAAACATTCAAGTGTTCTACAGGTTCAAAGGCGTTCCATCGCACGCAGCCAACTCACCCCATTTAGGACGCAGTGCGCTCGATGCGTTGGAACTCATGAACACAGGCATTCAATATTTACGCGAGCATATGCCGGATCAGGCACGAATTCACTATGCCATCACTAACACAGGCGGATTTGCCCCGAACGTCGTTCAAGCGAATGCGGAAGTCCTGTATTTGATTCGCGATGTCGATACCGAAAGCGTGATGGATCTGTTTGAACGCGTGAACAAAGTAGCTCAAGGCGCTGCTCTTATGACTGAAACAACGATGACGTACGAAGTGGATAAAGCATGTTCAAATTACATTCCGAACCGTGCACTCGAAAGTCTTCTGTATGAAAGTTTAACGGAAATCGGCATCGAGCCGCCGACTGAAGAAGAGAAAGAATATGCAAAAGGAATCTTTGAATCACTCTCTAAAGGCGAACAGAAAGATTACCTGGGTGTGATGAAAGGGTTCGGCTACGCAGGAGACGGTTCTGAATTCAAAGGGAAATTTGTTGCTGATTGCATCTCACCTTACGAAATTCCGACTGAAATCTTGACAGCTTCGACAGACGTATCCGATGTCAGCTGGATCTTGCCGACTGCCCAGTTATCGACTTCTACGTCCGCACTTGGCACACCGCTGCATACGTGGCAGATGACAAGCCAAGGGCTATCAACAAATGCACACAAAGGGATGCTGCGCGCGGGAGCATCGATGGCACTCACAGCATTAAAGATTTTTGAAAACACAGACTTGCTTGCGCCGATTCGTGATGAATATATCGAGTTTGCTATAGAAAACCCATACACATGTCCGATACCTGACGGCGTAACGCCTTCACCGCTCGGAAGTTAA
- a CDS encoding AbgT family transporter, whose protein sequence is MGMETAKKGFFNKALNGIERVGNRLPDPFILFVGMAVAVMIASFIFSMFDASVKHPGTGETLPINNLLSGEGLKYILETMITNFTGFAPLGIVLAMMLGIGLTEKVGLFDYAIKKSIMKSPPWLLTYAVAFVGIMGNIASDAAMLLVPPLAAMIFYKVGRHPLAGLAVGYASAGAGFTANLFIVGTDALLSGISTEAAKIVDDSIIVTPVDNWYFNIVSVFMLTLLAGFITSKFIEPRLGKYKGDAVELEVEEEDPRSGKALRNAVIAGLLYVALLAVGIFWPDSPLRGEGGTIIPSPFISGIVPIILFLFLVVGITFGISVGKIKSGKDIAGYMAESMKDMSGYIVLIFAISQFIAYFSWSNIGTWIAVNGAMFLESINFTGIGLIIGYIIFTAMMNFLITSGSAKWALEAPIFVPLFMQLGYHPAFTQVAYRVADSSTNIVTPLLPYMVVVLTFMQKYDKKAGIGTLISLMLPFSICFLIAWILLILVFFYAGIPFGPGISPFLN, encoded by the coding sequence ATGGGAATGGAAACAGCAAAGAAGGGGTTTTTTAACAAAGCATTGAACGGCATCGAACGGGTGGGGAACCGGTTGCCGGATCCGTTCATTCTATTCGTAGGCATGGCTGTAGCTGTCATGATTGCATCGTTCATCTTCAGCATGTTTGACGCATCGGTGAAGCACCCGGGTACTGGCGAAACATTGCCAATCAACAACTTGCTGTCAGGTGAAGGACTAAAGTACATCCTTGAAACGATGATTACGAACTTTACAGGCTTTGCACCACTCGGTATCGTGCTTGCAATGATGCTCGGTATTGGATTGACTGAAAAAGTTGGCTTGTTCGATTATGCCATTAAGAAATCGATTATGAAATCACCGCCTTGGCTGCTCACTTATGCAGTTGCATTTGTCGGTATCATGGGGAATATCGCTTCCGATGCTGCGATGCTTCTCGTTCCGCCGCTTGCAGCAATGATATTCTATAAAGTAGGACGTCATCCGCTCGCGGGTCTAGCAGTCGGTTATGCTTCAGCAGGTGCAGGATTTACCGCTAACCTTTTCATCGTAGGAACGGACGCATTGCTCTCTGGTATTTCAACAGAAGCTGCGAAGATTGTAGATGATTCAATTATCGTTACGCCAGTGGATAACTGGTATTTCAATATTGTTTCGGTATTCATGCTTACTTTACTTGCCGGATTTATCACATCAAAATTCATCGAACCGCGTCTAGGGAAATACAAAGGCGATGCTGTTGAATTGGAAGTGGAAGAAGAAGATCCCCGTTCAGGAAAAGCATTGCGCAACGCAGTGATTGCAGGACTATTATATGTTGCACTTCTAGCGGTCGGAATCTTTTGGCCAGACAGTCCTCTCCGCGGTGAAGGCGGTACCATTATTCCGTCGCCGTTCATCTCAGGGATCGTCCCAATTATTCTATTCCTATTTTTAGTAGTAGGGATCACGTTCGGTATTTCAGTCGGGAAGATTAAGAGCGGTAAAGATATCGCAGGCTACATGGCAGAATCGATGAAAGACATGTCTGGTTATATCGTTCTGATCTTCGCGATTTCCCAGTTCATAGCGTACTTCAGCTGGTCGAATATTGGGACTTGGATTGCCGTAAACGGCGCAATGTTCTTAGAATCTATCAACTTCACAGGAATCGGTCTTATTATTGGATACATCATTTTTACAGCAATGATGAACTTCCTGATTACATCGGGATCCGCAAAGTGGGCATTGGAAGCACCGATTTTCGTGCCGCTCTTCATGCAGCTCGGGTATCACCCGGCATTCACTCAAGTTGCATATCGTGTTGCGGATTCATCCACAAACATTGTAACGCCGCTCTTGCCGTACATGGTTGTCGTACTGACCTTCATGCAGAAGTATGATAAAAAAGCTGGAATTGGAACGCTCATTTCACTCATGCTGCCGTTCTCAATTTGTTTCTTAATTGCTTGGATTCTGCTCATTCTCGTATTCTTCTATGCAGGAATTCCATTCGGACCAGGAATCTCACCATTTTTGAACTAA
- a CDS encoding amidohydrolase, with protein sequence MVYKLEEKLTEWRRDLHRHPEQGFLEMRTASIVAAEVTRLGFNVRLGKDVMAEDEILGKPSDEQVAAHAEWAREHGAIEEFMPYFEEGFTAVVAEWDTGRPGPVTVFRVDMDALPIFESSDEAHVPGQLDFRSIAEGSMHACGHDAHTSIGLGLATMVAEDPEAFNGTIRILFQPAEEGARGAKSMTEAGVVDDADFFIGIHIGTGVPHSEFVSAANGFMASTKMDVTFSGRASHAGAQPEEGRNALLAAASAALNLHAISRHSGGTSRVNVGELHGGGGRNVIADTAVMKLETRGETSEVNDFIRSQAENVLRGAAVMYDVECSIDIVGEAISCRCSEGLAAMVGAVANETMGITKVHHADNASAGSEDATYFMERVKEKGGRATYCIFGTELAAGHHNERFDIKEETLPVAVDVLYGTVLALNGRE encoded by the coding sequence ATGGTTTACAAGCTTGAAGAAAAACTGACGGAATGGCGACGCGATTTGCATCGCCATCCGGAACAGGGATTTTTGGAAATGCGCACGGCTTCAATCGTAGCTGCGGAAGTTACGCGGCTTGGCTTTAATGTACGGCTGGGTAAAGATGTTATGGCAGAGGATGAAATCTTAGGGAAGCCGTCAGATGAACAAGTTGCAGCGCACGCAGAGTGGGCGCGGGAACACGGGGCTATTGAAGAATTCATGCCATATTTTGAGGAAGGCTTTACAGCGGTGGTTGCAGAGTGGGATACAGGCAGACCTGGTCCCGTCACTGTGTTCCGCGTTGACATGGATGCGCTGCCGATTTTCGAATCATCGGATGAAGCGCATGTCCCCGGACAACTTGATTTCCGCTCAATCGCGGAAGGCTCCATGCACGCCTGTGGACATGATGCGCATACTTCGATTGGACTTGGGCTCGCGACAATGGTGGCAGAAGATCCGGAGGCGTTCAATGGAACAATCCGAATTCTGTTCCAGCCAGCTGAAGAAGGGGCGCGCGGAGCCAAATCGATGACCGAAGCAGGAGTTGTCGATGATGCGGATTTCTTCATAGGCATCCACATTGGCACAGGCGTTCCTCACAGTGAGTTCGTGTCTGCAGCGAATGGCTTCATGGCATCCACGAAAATGGATGTTACGTTCAGCGGCCGCGCTTCTCATGCGGGTGCCCAGCCGGAAGAAGGAAGGAACGCCTTGCTCGCAGCTGCCAGTGCTGCCTTGAACTTGCATGCAATTTCACGTCACTCTGGAGGAACGTCTCGCGTGAACGTTGGCGAACTTCACGGCGGGGGAGGACGTAATGTCATCGCAGATACAGCTGTTATGAAACTTGAAACGCGCGGCGAAACGTCTGAAGTAAATGATTTCATCCGCAGTCAAGCCGAGAACGTATTGCGCGGAGCAGCGGTCATGTACGACGTCGAGTGTTCAATCGACATTGTCGGCGAAGCGATCAGCTGCAGGTGCTCTGAAGGGTTAGCTGCCATGGTGGGCGCAGTTGCAAACGAGACGATGGGGATTACAAAAGTCCATCATGCAGACAATGCGTCTGCCGGATCCGAAGACGCGACATACTTCATGGAACGCGTGAAAGAAAAAGGCGGTCGGGCAACGTACTGTATTTTCGGCACGGAGCTTGCAGCAGGTCATCATAATGAACGATTTGACATTAAGGAAGAGACTTTGCCAGTAGCGGTCGATGTATTATATGGGACTGTACTTGCATTGAATGGAAGAGAATAG
- a CDS encoding MgtC/SapB family protein: MEAEMIMKLSISAVLGLIIGLERELKSKPLGLKTSLVISIVSCLLTIVSIESAYTFPDSVSGVKIQMDPLRLAAQIVSGIGFLGAGVILRRGNERISGLTTAAMIWGAAGIGIAVGAGFYMEAIFGVVLLMLSVELIPYIVIKYGPKRLRYQELSLRIKVNEQSSIETVMLELQRQRFKIFQSRIKDLDEEGMHLLEIKARVSAKRTLPEIYNLIKQIEFVHTVEVIS, encoded by the coding sequence CTGGAAGCAGAAATGATCATGAAGTTAAGTATATCGGCAGTACTTGGGTTAATAATCGGGTTGGAACGGGAACTGAAAAGTAAACCGCTCGGCTTGAAAACGAGTCTTGTCATCAGCATCGTCAGTTGTTTATTGACAATCGTTTCAATTGAATCGGCATACACGTTTCCAGATAGTGTGAGCGGAGTCAAAATCCAAATGGATCCACTCCGTTTAGCGGCACAAATTGTATCGGGTATTGGTTTCTTAGGTGCAGGTGTAATTTTGCGGCGCGGCAATGAGAGAATCTCTGGACTGACAACAGCTGCAATGATTTGGGGAGCGGCGGGGATTGGGATTGCCGTAGGTGCTGGATTTTATATGGAAGCAATCTTTGGTGTAGTATTGCTTATGCTCAGCGTGGAACTGATTCCATACATCGTCATTAAGTATGGGCCGAAACGATTGCGCTATCAGGAACTTTCACTTCGAATCAAAGTAAACGAACAGTCAAGTATTGAAACAGTGATGCTGGAATTGCAGCGCCAGCGATTTAAAATATTCCAATCCCGTATTAAAGATCTTGATGAGGAAGGAATGCATTTGCTGGAAATCAAAGCAAGAGTGTCGGCCAAACGAACGCTACCGGAAATCTATAATTTGATTAAACAAATTGAATTCGTTCACACAGTGGAAGTCATCAGCTAG